GGCCTTCTCAAGAGCACGCGCTGGAAAGCGCTCTTGCATCTTGTCAAAGTTGGTCGAGCTTATTCCACCGGGGTAGCCACTATGACGGTAATAAATCTTATTGAGTCCCTTACTTCCAGTCACACGGAGTTTGGACGAATTAATAACGACAATGAAATCGCCGGTATCGACGTGTGGGGTAAATTCGGGTTTGTGCTTGCCGCGTAGACGGAGTGCCACTTCACTGGCGACACGACCGAGGACTTTGTCCGTAGCGTCAATCACGAACCACTCGCGCTTTACCTCATGCGGTTTTGCGGAAAAGGTTTTCATGATTACTTTCAAATTGTTTGGTCAACACACTCCAATTCAGAAATCGCACTTTGGCTCCGCTTATGATTGCAGGCTCGCAGATCTAATCCCTCAATTGGTACAACAAATTACCGCTGACCGAATCGGTAATTCAGTAAAGCATTGAATTGTATATCAAAAAAAACCCGGGAATCAATCCCGGGTTGAAATCCACCAATGTTTGGGTGGAGGAGACATCAGTAGAATGCAAACTTGATAGTAAAAAAACAACTTTTGTAAATCAAGATTGACATCAATGAAATCATTTTAAGATTAAAACTTGTGCAATGCAAGAAAAAATTTGGGTTTACCCTATCTTTTATATAAGACTTACAGGGCCATTTTTTAATATAACACATTGATTTAAATAGAAATAATATTTTTTGAGGATTTTTATATGATGGAATGCAAAATAAACTGGTTGCCTGAAGCTGGGATGGCATTTATGGCACAGACAGGAACGGGCCATATCCTCAATATGGACGGCGCCCCTGAGGCTGGAGGGAATAATCTTGCACCCCGTCCAATGGAGTTACTACTAGCAGGTGCCGGAGGCTGTACAGCGTTTGATGTCGTTTTAATCCTACAGCGCTCCCGTCAATCGGTGAGCGCTTGTGAAGTTTTGCTACAGGCCGAGCGGGCTGAATCCGATCCTAAGGTATTCACCAAAATGAATCTGCATTTTTTGGTGAAAGGCTCGAACTTAGATCCCAGCAAAGTTGAGCGTGCCATTTCACTTTCTCACGATAAATACTGCTCAGCAACTGCAATGCTTGGCAAAACGGCTGAGATTACCTATAGCTTTGAAGTAGTGCAGAGTTAACCGATAAGCCGGATTCTGTCGCCCTAATTTGCATTAAGGGGCAATCATTCCTCTAGGCCTGCAGTTACCTACAGGCTCAAGCTCCCTACCCGCAAACTCGACGGGCCATGTCAACATTTGCTTACTTGGGATTGCTCCGAGTGGAGGTTGCCGCGTTTCACCGTAACTCAATACGCTCGTCTCTGTGGCCCTATTCCGCACGTCACCGTGGATGGCTGTTAGCCAACACCCTGCCCTATGGAGTCCGGACTTTCCTCTCCTTTCTTACGAAAGCAGCGATTGCCTGGTTAACTCTGCGATGACAGTCTAAACGAGGATATAAATTTGCACTGCAGAGTTAACTAGCAATCGACCAGCCGATGGTTTCCCCTGCACGCAAAGGCACTAGGGTTGACTTGCCCATTGGATACTCAAATGGCACGGCTTGGGGTTGGTTGACCAGAGTAATTGTCTCTGTATGTCGAGGTAAGTTGTAATAGTCGGCACCATAATGACTTGCAAATCCCTCGAGCCGATCGAGCTTCCCAACCCTATCAAAAGCCTCGGCATAAAGCCCTAAAGCATTGTGCGCGGTGTAACACCCTGCGCAACCACAACTGCTCTCCTTTTCGCCTTTTGGATGGGGAGCGCTATCCGTTCCCAAGAAAAAACGTGGATTACCGCTAGTTGCCATTTCTACCAAGGCAATTCGATGCTCCTCGCGCTTTAAAACCGGTAAGCAATAATGATGGGGACGAATGCCACCGGTAAATAAGCTATTTCGGTTCATCAATAAATGATGCGCTGTAATCGTTGCAGCCAAGGTATTTTTGCCATTGGTATTCGCATCACGCACATAATGCGCAGCTTGCTTAGTCGTAATGTGCTCAAACACGATTCGTAATTCTGGAAAATCCTTTCGAATGGGGTCTAAGATGCGATCAATAAAGACTGCTTCACGATCAAAGATATCAATTGCCTGCTCAGTGA
This genomic window from Polynucleobacter sp. MWH-UH24A contains:
- the rplM gene encoding 50S ribosomal protein L13, yielding MKTFSAKPHEVKREWFVIDATDKVLGRVASEVALRLRGKHKPEFTPHVDTGDFIVVINSSKLRVTGSKGLNKIYYRHSGYPGGISSTNFDKMQERFPARALEKAVKGMLPKGPLGYAMIKKLKVYGDATHPHTAQQPKPLEI
- a CDS encoding OsmC family protein — translated: MECKINWLPEAGMAFMAQTGTGHILNMDGAPEAGGNNLAPRPMELLLAGAGGCTAFDVVLILQRSRQSVSACEVLLQAERAESDPKVFTKMNLHFLVKGSNLDPSKVERAISLSHDKYCSATAMLGKTAEITYSFEVVQS
- the pyrC gene encoding dihydroorotase, whose protein sequence is MSRTITITRPDDWHLHVRDGAVLNDVLAHTAAQFGRAIIMPNLKPPVTTVDLAKAYEARIQKALKQLEISHFSPLMTLYLTDNTSADEVKKASENSIIGFKLYPAGATTNSDGGVTNIKKAYSALEAMQRFSVPLLIHGEVTEQAIDIFDREAVFIDRILDPIRKDFPELRIVFEHITTKQAAHYVRDANTNGKNTLAATITAHHLLMNRNSLFTGGIRPHHYCLPVLKREEHRIALVEMATSGNPRFFLGTDSAPHPKGEKESSCGCAGCYTAHNALGLYAEAFDRVGKLDRLEGFASHYGADYYNLPRHTETITLVNQPQAVPFEYPMGKSTLVPLRAGETIGWSIAS